The following DNA comes from candidate division KSB1 bacterium.
AGGGAGGGGGCGACCGCTAAGGTCATGGAGGTGACCTCGCACCGCTACTTGTGGACGAACATCGCCATCCTCTGCCTGGCAGTTCTGGCCGGCATGGCGCGCCTGATCATGATAGCGGTAAGATCGCTGCAGGAACGCCGCCGTGACCCACTGTGGCGGCTCCACTCGTAGTGGTGGCTTGATCTCATTCCTCAGGCCGTGGAATCAGCGGGCTCATGCCAATTCCGGCATGTGAAGTGTCTTCCTGACTTTACCAAACGCACACGAAACCTGGGACCAGTAAGAGAAAGAAGGTAGAAGAAAGGATTACGAAATGCGCTCATCGTGTTGCCACAGGAGAGGGGTCTTGTTTACGGCAGTGGGGCTGTGGATCGCGGCCGCCATTGCCTACGGCGCTGGACTGCCTTTGCGCGGGCCTGAAGGAAAGGACAAGTATGTGCCTGGCCAGCTGATTGTTAAGCTCAAGCCTGGTGTGGCGCCCACGCTCCTGAGCGGGGGGCAAGCCACGGGTGCGCCAGCGGTTGATGCAACCTTGGCGCGCTTTGGCGTCCGTCAGGTGCACCAGCTCCTCAGGGGTGCGAAACACGCTCCCAACGGCGGCGAACGAATCTACCGCGTTTCCATTGACCCCGCGCTGGACCCTGCGCAAGTGGCAGCCGAATTGCGCAAGAGCCCCTACCTGGAATACGCAGACCCCCTGTTTGTCCACCACGTGGAAGATACGCCGAACGATCCCAGTTTCTCCGAGCAAACTTACCTGCGCATCGTCAAGGCACCTCAGGCCTGGGACGTGGTCAAGGGGGACAGCAGCGTGATCATTGCTATTGTGGACAACGGGGTAGACTATCAGCACCCCGATCTGGCCGCCAATGTCTGGACTAATTGGCGCGAGGCGAAAGGTCTGCCCCACGTGGACGATGACGGCAACGGCTACCTCGATGACGTACACGGGTACGACCTCGCGGAAAGAGATAACGACCCGAGCAACTGTCCCGCGGATCCCGATGGTTTTTTCGACCACGGCACACTTCTGGCCGGCGTCTCATGTGCGGTGACCAACAACGGGGTGGGCATTGCCGGCACCAGTTGGGGCTGTCGGTACATGCCGGTCAAGACCAGTTACGATAGCAGCCCCAGATCGGTCTCATTTGGGTACGAGGGGATCATTTATGCGGCACGGGCAGGCGCCCGCGTTATAAACTGCAGTTGGGGCCGCTATGGACAACCGGCCGCCAGCGAGCAAGATATCATCAACACCGTGACCGCCATGGGCGCAATAGTTGTGGCCGCAGCAGGTAACACGGTCACCGACCAACCCCACTATCCGAGCGCCTACCGCAATGTGCTCAGCGTGACCTGGCTCACCGATAGAGATCAGCGCATAGCCGTGTACCAAGAAGGCGAATGGGTGGGAAGCTCCTACGGCATAACTGTGGACGTTGCCGCCCCCGGCCTTAGCCTCTACTCCACGGTGCCCCGTGCGGGTGGCAACTATGGCCGGGCTTCCGGCAGCTCGTTGGCGACGCCCATAGTGTCAGGCACCTGCGGCCTCATTGCCACACAGCATCCGGACTGGTCGCCCCTGCGCATCATGCAGCAGGTGGTCTTCACTGCCGACAATGTCGACGCGGTCAATCCCGGGTTCGAAGGGCAATTGGGTAGTGGGCGCGTCAATGCATTTCGTGCCGTGTCAGAGTCGGCGGTGCCGCTTCCCCCCAAGGTGCGGGCGGACACGCTGGTGGTCACCGAAGCAGGCGGTGACGGCGACGGCGCTTTTGAGCATAATGAGCTCATACAGGTTACCGGCAGATTCCGGAACTTTTCCGTAACGGAGGTCAGAAATGCCTCTGTGGTGTTGAGCACCAGGGACACATCATTGACTTTCCCCAGGCCCGAGGTGTTTGTCGGTGACGTGGGTGCCGACGCCGAGTTCGAGCTCAGCACGCCGCTGGTGGCGCGCGTTCTTCCCACGGCACTGGGACACACAACTACACTCTTCATCAGCATCGCCTATGACGGGGGGACGGCACTTGTAGACTCCTTGCGCCTTCTCATCGGCACCACGCCGGTACTTGTGGTAGACGACACCAAGGACACTGAAGGGAGCCCGCTCAATCCGGCGGTCAATCCGAGCGAGTTCTACACTTACCTCTTGGACAGACTAGGTGTCCCTTATGGAGTGTGGGACCATAGCGTGTTGGGGACGCCTTCGGCAAGTGTTCTTCTCCAGTTCCCAATGATCATTTGGGTGAGCGAATGGTCGTTTCCCTATTTGACGGCGACCGACATGACTGCACTGAGATCGTATCTGGATGGTGCGGGCTGTCTCTTCATCACGGGTCAAGATCTAGCCTACAGCCTGGCAGACCCCACCAGCCCATGGTACGGCCAACAAGGGGTGGCGTTCTTGGAGGGCTACCTCCATGCTCGGTATCGCGCCGATAACAGCGACGACCAGCGGTTAGTGGGCATCACTGGCGACCCCATCGGACACGGCCTTGCTTTTTCCATCTACCAACCTGGTCGCAACGCGGACGAGCAGTTTCCGGAGGTGCTGGAACCGGTCAACGGAGGGCTACCCGTTTTCGCGTACAGGAACGGAGGGGTAGGTGCTGTCCGCTATCAAGGAGGGTACAAGACCGTCTATTTCGGCTTTGGCCTGGAGGCAATTGATGCTACGCTGACAAGCGTACCGAGTAGTGCGTCCACCCTGCGCCAAGAAGTGTTGGCCCGCACCCTCCGCTGGCTCAATCCCATTGAACACACACCGCTTCCCGATACGGAGGAGCCAGGACAAGCGCGCCCGCTCAGCATCACCCTCCAGCGAATGCTGCCCGACCTCTCTCAGGTTGAGCTCCTGTGGCGCAAGGTGGGAGAGGAGCACTACAAGACGGAAACCATGCAGCAGAGTTCACGGGGGCGCTACCAGGCGGAAATTCCCGCCACCGGCGACACGGCTACAGTGGAGTATTACTTCCGTGTCAAGACCCTGTATTACGCCCTGCATTTGCCTTTTGAGGCCCCTGCGACTGTGTTCCGGTACAGGGTCGGGAGTGACCGCACACCTCCCACCATCTCCCACAAGCCACTTCGGCGCCTATTCAATGCTGCGGACACGGCATGGGTGGAGGCAGTGCTGAGTGACAACCTTGGCATCGACACCAGCCAGGTCTGTGTCTACTATGGCGTGGGTGGGCTCACGCGCAAGGCACCTATGCTCCCTAGCCCAGTCACCGGGCTGTGGCGCGCTCCCTTGCCCCCCTTCGCAACCTATGGCGACACGGTGCGGTATGCAATCTTTGCCCGCGACCGCTCCGCAGCCGGCAACGAGGCAGTTTCCGATACCTTCGCGATGGTTGTCGGATATGAGGATTTTGAATCCGGGCTTGCCGACTGGGACGTGTCCCAAGGGAGCTGGGGTCTGGACTCCTTCTACGCACGCTCCGGCGAACTGTGTGTCAACCAGAGTCCGGGCCAGACGTACCCCACCAGCTACGATGGGAGCATCGCCATGGCGTTTGACGCAGATCTGTCCCAAACCACAGGTGCAGCACTGTACTTCTGGACCAAGTACTACATCGAGAACAACAAGGACTTTGGTTACGTGGAGGTTTCCACGGACGGCGGCCGCTCGTGGTCCCAGCTCGGACCGGCTTTGACCGGCGTGCGTGCCACCTGGGTGGAAGAGTGCCGGTCGTTGCGGTCGTTTGCCGGCCCTGGGTTCAATCAGGTGCGGATTCGCTTCAGGTTCGTCAGCGATGCCACGCAGGGTCCTCTCTTCCGCGGCTGGTTCATCGACGATGTGCGCATCGTGACCGGACCGACCGTCGAGGTAGAGGAACCAGCGGCGACCTCGGCAACTCCGGTGGAGTATGCGCTGCAGCAAAATCATCCTAATCCGTGCAATCCAGGGACGGAGATACGATTTACCGTGCCTAAACCTGGACACATCACGCTGAGGGTGTTCAACCCGCTCGGCCAGCTTGTAGCCACGCTCGTGGATGACCATCTCCCTGCCGGGGAGCATCGGGTGCGGTGGTCTGCTACCAACGAAGCTGGTATCCCCGTGCCTACTGGCCTGTATCTTTACCGGCTGGAGGCCCCCGGGTACCGGCAGTCGCGGAAGATGATCGTGCTGCAGTAACACCATGCGGTCTCCTCGAGAGGAAGAGAAGAAATGCACAAGAACGCGATGATTCTTGCTTTCCTCGGAGTAATGGCCGCGGTAGCTGCGGCCGGCACCTCGGTTCGCCAACTAGTGCGCGTGCGGCTTGTTGACCAAGAGGCCCAGGTGATCTCGTCCTTTGCCGCCCTCGCCCCGGACATCGCCGGAAGTGCCAGGGACGGAACCTACGTCGACGTCATCGCCACGCCTGAACAGCGAGCTGCCTTTGCCCGACTTGGATTGAAAACGGAAACCCTGATCGACGACCTGGAGGCGCTGGACAAGGAATGGCGGACCCAAGGCTATTTCGACCGGTTCCACAACTATCAACAAGTGGTCGAGGCAATTCACCAGGCGGCTATGCGCTACCCAGGGCTGGCGCAGGTGGTGGACATAGGCGACTCTTGGGAGAAGACCCAGAACAAGGCCGACCGCGACATTTGGGCGGTAAAGATCTCGGATAACGCGGCAGTGGAGGAAGACGAACCGGAAGTGCTCATCATGGGCTGCCACCATGCGCGGGAGATCATCACACCGGAGATTGTCCTCTACTTCATGAACTACCTGCTCACCAACTATGGCACGGACCCGTATGTGACCTACCTGGTAGACAATCGTCAGATCTGGTTGGTGCCATTGGTCAATCCGGATGGGCATGCCTACGTTTTCACCACAGATCGGTGGTGGCGCAAGAACAGGCGAGACAACGGGGACGGCTCCTACGGGGTAGATTTGAACCGTAACTACGGCTACATGTGGGGCTATGACAATCAGGGTTCCAGTCCCATCCCCTCAGACCAAACCTATCGTGGGCCCGCGGCGTTTTCGGAACCAGAAGTCCAGGCCATCAGAGACCTTTGTCTGCAACACCGGTTCAAGATTTCGCTCTCCTACCACAGCTATGGCCAGCTGCTCCTCTACCCATGGGGGTACCGGGCCATGAACACCCCAGATCACGCGGTGTTCAAAGCGTTGGCAGACAGCTGCGTCGCATACAATGGCTACTCGCCTGGCAACGCCGCTT
Coding sequences within:
- a CDS encoding S8 family peptidase; translated protein: MFTAVGLWIAAAIAYGAGLPLRGPEGKDKYVPGQLIVKLKPGVAPTLLSGGQATGAPAVDATLARFGVRQVHQLLRGAKHAPNGGERIYRVSIDPALDPAQVAAELRKSPYLEYADPLFVHHVEDTPNDPSFSEQTYLRIVKAPQAWDVVKGDSSVIIAIVDNGVDYQHPDLAANVWTNWREAKGLPHVDDDGNGYLDDVHGYDLAERDNDPSNCPADPDGFFDHGTLLAGVSCAVTNNGVGIAGTSWGCRYMPVKTSYDSSPRSVSFGYEGIIYAARAGARVINCSWGRYGQPAASEQDIINTVTAMGAIVVAAAGNTVTDQPHYPSAYRNVLSVTWLTDRDQRIAVYQEGEWVGSSYGITVDVAAPGLSLYSTVPRAGGNYGRASGSSLATPIVSGTCGLIATQHPDWSPLRIMQQVVFTADNVDAVNPGFEGQLGSGRVNAFRAVSESAVPLPPKVRADTLVVTEAGGDGDGAFEHNELIQVTGRFRNFSVTEVRNASVVLSTRDTSLTFPRPEVFVGDVGADAEFELSTPLVARVLPTALGHTTTLFISIAYDGGTALVDSLRLLIGTTPVLVVDDTKDTEGSPLNPAVNPSEFYTYLLDRLGVPYGVWDHSVLGTPSASVLLQFPMIIWVSEWSFPYLTATDMTALRSYLDGAGCLFITGQDLAYSLADPTSPWYGQQGVAFLEGYLHARYRADNSDDQRLVGITGDPIGHGLAFSIYQPGRNADEQFPEVLEPVNGGLPVFAYRNGGVGAVRYQGGYKTVYFGFGLEAIDATLTSVPSSASTLRQEVLARTLRWLNPIEHTPLPDTEEPGQARPLSITLQRMLPDLSQVELLWRKVGEEHYKTETMQQSSRGRYQAEIPATGDTATVEYYFRVKTLYYALHLPFEAPATVFRYRVGSDRTPPTISHKPLRRLFNAADTAWVEAVLSDNLGIDTSQVCVYYGVGGLTRKAPMLPSPVTGLWRAPLPPFATYGDTVRYAIFARDRSAAGNEAVSDTFAMVVGYEDFESGLADWDVSQGSWGLDSFYARSGELCVNQSPGQTYPTSYDGSIAMAFDADLSQTTGAALYFWTKYYIENNKDFGYVEVSTDGGRSWSQLGPALTGVRATWVEECRSLRSFAGPGFNQVRIRFRFVSDATQGPLFRGWFIDDVRIVTGPTVEVEEPAATSATPVEYALQQNHPNPCNPGTEIRFTVPKPGHITLRVFNPLGQLVATLVDDHLPAGEHRVRWSATNEAGIPVPTGLYLYRLEAPGYRQSRKMIVLQ